A window of Oncorhynchus kisutch isolate 150728-3 linkage group LG10, Okis_V2, whole genome shotgun sequence contains these coding sequences:
- the LOC109898642 gene encoding uncharacterized protein LOC109898642 isoform X3 — protein MDDKRALCEPPPLPAEVAVGESQESLRDVVERIRSEVETQAKTIDSLCKTLFMHEAERTQNLNTMAVLQSEVHHLAAHVAAQHLEERFEGLRCEVSTELHYLRSLLSHSLCSCPTLQASCSSTHPSDIQRQAAINHISQELYHSRRVLWEQIAELREEIHNIHGLLKKLRDETMRRLTEKYCKDMCLERMIDSYQMKDDALKLQRPQDMLRSNARSDVSELQNKLQTITISKGKAPNKTGRTERIGQRVMPANSDSDEGQSGICAKGMTPKIKEEIDVSARK, from the exons ATGGACGACAAGAGGGCCTTG TGTGAACCACCGCCCCTTCCTGCTGAAG TAGCAGTAGGTGAATCTCAGGAGTCTCTCCGAGATGTTGTGGAAAGAATTAGGTCAGAGGTTGAAACACAAGCCAAG ACTATTGATTCCCTGTGCAAAACTTTATTCATGCACGAGGCAGAGAGAACCCAGAATCTCAATACCATGGCAGTCCTTCAAT CCGAGGTGCACCATTTGGCTGCACATGTTGCCGCTCAGCACCTTGAGGAGCGTTTTGAGGGCCTACGCTGTGAGGTCTCCACTGAGCTCCACTACTTGCGCAGCCtcctgtcccactctctctgctcctgtcctACTCTCCAAGCCTCCTGCTCCAGCACTCACCCCTCAGACATCCAGAGGCAGGCTGCCATCAACCACATCTCTCAGGAACTCTACCACAG TCGAAGAGTCCTGTGGGAGCAGATTGCTGAGCTAAGGGAGGAAATCCACAACATTCATGGCCTGCTTA AAAAACTAAGAGATGAAACTATGCGCAGATTGACAGAGAAATACTGCAAAGATATG TGCTTGGAGAGGATGATTGACAGCTATCAGATGAAGGACGACGCTCTCAAACTGCAGAGGCCTCAGGACATGCTCAGGTCAAATGCAAG GTCAGATGTTTCTGAGTTACAGAATAAGCTTCAGACTATAACAATATCGAAAGGCAAGGCTCCCAATAAAACAG GCCGAACTGAACGAATAGGACAGAGGGTTATGCCAGCCAATTCAGATTCAGATGAAGGGCAAAGTGGAATATGTGCTAAAGGAATGACACCAAAGATCAAAGAGGAAATCGATGTGTCTGCCAG GAAATAA
- the LOC109898642 gene encoding uncharacterized protein LOC109898642 isoform X1, producing MDDKRALCEPPPLPAEVAVGESQESLRDVVERIRSEVETQAKTIDSLCKTLFMHEAERTQNLNTMAVLQSEVHHLAAHVAAQHLEERFEGLRCEVSTELHYLRSLLSHSLCSCPTLQASCSSTHPSDIQRQAAINHISQELYHSRRVLWEQIAELREEIHNIHGLLKKLRDETMRRLTEKYCKDMCLERMIDSYQMKDDALKLQRPQDMLRSNARSDVSELQNKLQTITISKGKAPNKTGRTERIGQRVMPANSDSDEGQSGICAKGMTPKIKEEIDVSARRK from the exons ATGGACGACAAGAGGGCCTTG TGTGAACCACCGCCCCTTCCTGCTGAAG TAGCAGTAGGTGAATCTCAGGAGTCTCTCCGAGATGTTGTGGAAAGAATTAGGTCAGAGGTTGAAACACAAGCCAAG ACTATTGATTCCCTGTGCAAAACTTTATTCATGCACGAGGCAGAGAGAACCCAGAATCTCAATACCATGGCAGTCCTTCAAT CCGAGGTGCACCATTTGGCTGCACATGTTGCCGCTCAGCACCTTGAGGAGCGTTTTGAGGGCCTACGCTGTGAGGTCTCCACTGAGCTCCACTACTTGCGCAGCCtcctgtcccactctctctgctcctgtcctACTCTCCAAGCCTCCTGCTCCAGCACTCACCCCTCAGACATCCAGAGGCAGGCTGCCATCAACCACATCTCTCAGGAACTCTACCACAG TCGAAGAGTCCTGTGGGAGCAGATTGCTGAGCTAAGGGAGGAAATCCACAACATTCATGGCCTGCTTA AAAAACTAAGAGATGAAACTATGCGCAGATTGACAGAGAAATACTGCAAAGATATG TGCTTGGAGAGGATGATTGACAGCTATCAGATGAAGGACGACGCTCTCAAACTGCAGAGGCCTCAGGACATGCTCAGGTCAAATGCAAG GTCAGATGTTTCTGAGTTACAGAATAAGCTTCAGACTATAACAATATCGAAAGGCAAGGCTCCCAATAAAACAG GCCGAACTGAACGAATAGGACAGAGGGTTATGCCAGCCAATTCAGATTCAGATGAAGGGCAAAGTGGAATATGTGCTAAAGGAATGACACCAAAGATCAAAGAGGAAATCGATGTGTCTGCCAG AAGGAAATAA
- the LOC109898642 gene encoding uncharacterized protein LOC109898642 isoform X2 — MDDKRALCEPPPLPAEAVGESQESLRDVVERIRSEVETQAKTIDSLCKTLFMHEAERTQNLNTMAVLQSEVHHLAAHVAAQHLEERFEGLRCEVSTELHYLRSLLSHSLCSCPTLQASCSSTHPSDIQRQAAINHISQELYHSRRVLWEQIAELREEIHNIHGLLKKLRDETMRRLTEKYCKDMCLERMIDSYQMKDDALKLQRPQDMLRSNARSDVSELQNKLQTITISKGKAPNKTGRTERIGQRVMPANSDSDEGQSGICAKGMTPKIKEEIDVSARRK; from the exons ATGGACGACAAGAGGGCCTTG TGTGAACCACCGCCCCTTCCTGCTGAAG CAGTAGGTGAATCTCAGGAGTCTCTCCGAGATGTTGTGGAAAGAATTAGGTCAGAGGTTGAAACACAAGCCAAG ACTATTGATTCCCTGTGCAAAACTTTATTCATGCACGAGGCAGAGAGAACCCAGAATCTCAATACCATGGCAGTCCTTCAAT CCGAGGTGCACCATTTGGCTGCACATGTTGCCGCTCAGCACCTTGAGGAGCGTTTTGAGGGCCTACGCTGTGAGGTCTCCACTGAGCTCCACTACTTGCGCAGCCtcctgtcccactctctctgctcctgtcctACTCTCCAAGCCTCCTGCTCCAGCACTCACCCCTCAGACATCCAGAGGCAGGCTGCCATCAACCACATCTCTCAGGAACTCTACCACAG TCGAAGAGTCCTGTGGGAGCAGATTGCTGAGCTAAGGGAGGAAATCCACAACATTCATGGCCTGCTTA AAAAACTAAGAGATGAAACTATGCGCAGATTGACAGAGAAATACTGCAAAGATATG TGCTTGGAGAGGATGATTGACAGCTATCAGATGAAGGACGACGCTCTCAAACTGCAGAGGCCTCAGGACATGCTCAGGTCAAATGCAAG GTCAGATGTTTCTGAGTTACAGAATAAGCTTCAGACTATAACAATATCGAAAGGCAAGGCTCCCAATAAAACAG GCCGAACTGAACGAATAGGACAGAGGGTTATGCCAGCCAATTCAGATTCAGATGAAGGGCAAAGTGGAATATGTGCTAAAGGAATGACACCAAAGATCAAAGAGGAAATCGATGTGTCTGCCAG AAGGAAATAA
- the elof1 gene encoding transcription elongation factor 1 homolog: MGRRKSKRKPPPKKKLTGNLDTQFTCPFCNHEKSCDVKMERTRNTGIISCTVCLEEFQTPITYLSEPVDVYSDWIDACEAANQ, translated from the exons ATGGGACGCAGAAAATCAAAGAGGAAGCCACCTCCCAAAAAGAAACTGACGGGTAACTTGGACACCCAATTCACCTGTCCCTTTTGTAACCACGAGAAGTCCTGTGATGTCAAAAT GGAACGCACTCGAAACACAGGGATAATATCGTGCACCGTCTGCTTGGAAGAATTCCAGACTCCCATTACTT ATCTTTCAGAACCAGTGGATGTTTATAGTGATTGGATAGATGCTTGTGAAGCAGCCAATCAGTAG
- the LOC109897368 gene encoding calponin-1, with protein MSKNFKGGPSFGLSAEVKSKLAQKYDPQKEEELRLWIQDVTGKKIADPFMENLKDGVILCELINTLQPGSVRKINTSPQNWHQLENIGNFVRAITVYGMKPYDLFEANDLFENTNYTQVQSTLITLAGIAQSKGFHSKHDMGVKYATAHQRRFAPDMLKEGRNVIGLQMGTNKLASQKGMTSYGTRRHLYDPRGGMENPLDQSTISLQMGTNKGANQSGMTAPGTRRHIYDKSLGLEECDTSTVSLQMGTNKMASQQGMTTYGLPRQVYDNKYCSNPDEFVNNGERAEFDGTMYYD; from the exons ATGTCAAAAAATTTCAAAGGTGGACCATCCTTCGGACTTTCTGCCGAGGTCAAAAGTAAG TTGGCCCAGAAGTATGACCCCCAGAAGGAGGAAGAGCTGAGGCTGTGGATCCAGGATGTAACAGGCAAGAAGATCGCTGATCCTTTCATGGAGAACCTAAAGGATGGGGTCATCTTGTGCGA ACTTATCAACACACTTCAGCCAGGATCTGTGAGAAAGATTAACACTTCCCCTCAAAACTGGCATCAG CTGGAAAACATTGGCAATTTTGTCCGAGCCATCACAGTTTATGGTATGAAGCCATACGATTTGTTTGAGGCCAATGACCTGTTTGAGAATACCAACTACACCCAGGTCCAGAGCACGCTCATCACCCTGGCTGGAATT GCCCAGTCCAAAGGTTTCCACTCCAAGCATGACATGGGAGTGAAGTATGCAACAGCACACCAGCGCCGTTTTGCCCCAGACATGCTGAAGGAAGGGCGCAATGTCATTGGCCTGCAG ATGGGTACCAACAAACTTGCCAGCCAGAAGGGCATGACATCTTATGGCACGCGGCGTCACCTGTATGACCCGAGGGGGGGAATGGAGAACCCTCTGGACCAGTCCACCATCAGCCTCCAGATGGGCACCAATAAGGGTGCCAACCAG tctggCATGACGGCCCCTGGCACCAGGAGACACATCTATGACAAGAGTCTGGGCTTGGAGGAATGCGACACCTCCACCGTTTCACTGCAGATGGGCACCAACAAGATGGCGTCCCAGCAGGGCATGACCACATACGGCCTCCCTCGGCAGGTCTATGACAACAAGTACTGCTCCAACCCTGATGAATTCGTCAACAATGGAGAGAGGGCTGAGTTTGACGGTACTATGTACTATGACTAA